From Pan paniscus chromosome 6, NHGRI_mPanPan1-v2.0_pri, whole genome shotgun sequence, one genomic window encodes:
- the ARPC1B gene encoding actin-related protein 2/3 complex subunit 1B gives MAYHSFLVEPISCHAWNKDRTQIAICPNNHEVHIYEKSGAKWTKVHELKEHNGQVTGIDWAPESNRIVTCGTDRNAYVWTLKGRTWKPTLVILRINRAARCVRWAPNENKFAVGSGSRVISICYFEQENDWWVCKHIKKPIRSTVLSLDWHPNNVLLAAGSCDFKCRIFSAYIKEVEERPAPTPWGSKMPFGELMFESSSSCGWVHGVCFSASGSRVAWVSHDSTVCLADADKKMAVATLASETLPLLALTFITDNSLVAAGHDCFPVLFTYDAAAGMLSFGGRLDVPKQSSQRGLTARERFQNLDKKASSEGGTAAGAGLDSLHKNSVSQISVLSGGKAKCSQFCTTGMDGGMSIWDVKSLESALKDLKIK, from the exons ATGGCCTACCACAGCTTCCTGGTGGAGCCCATCAGCTGCCACGCCTGGAACAAGGACCGCACCC AGATTGCCATCTGCCCTAACAACCATGAGGTGCATATCTATGAAAAGAGCGGTGCCAAATGGACCAAGGTGCACGAGCTCAAGGAGCACAACGGGCAGGTGACAG GCATCGACTGGGCCCCCGAGAGTAACCGTATTGTGACCTGCGGCACAGACCGCAACGCCTACGTGTGGACGCTGAAGGGCCGCACGTGGAAGCCCACGCTGGTCATCCTGCGGATCAACCGGGCTGCCCGCTGCGTGCGCTGGGCCCCCAACGAGAACAAGTTTGCTGTGGGCAGCGGCTCTCGTGTGATCTCCATCTGTTATTTCGAGCAGGAGAATGACTG gtgggTTTGCAAGCACATCAAGAAGCCCATCCGCTCCACCGTCCTCAGCCTGGACTGGCACCCCAACAATGTGCTGCTTGCTGCCGGCTCCTGTGACTTCAAGTGCCG GATCTTTTCAGCCTACATCAAGGAGGTGGAGGAACGGCCGGCACCCACCCCGTGGGGCTCCAAGATGCCCTTTGGGGAACTGATGTTCGAATCCAGCAGTAGCTGCGGCTGGGTACATGGCGTCTGCTTCTCAGCCAGCGGGAGCCGCGTGGCCTGGGTGAGCCACGACAGCACCGTCTGCCTGGCTGATGCCGACAAGAAGATGGC CGTCGCGACTCTGGCCTCTGAAACACTACCACTGCTGGCGCTGACCTTCATCACAGACAACAGCCTGGTGGCAGCG GGCCACGACTGCTTCCCGGTGCTGTTCACCTATGACGCCGCCGCGGGGATGCTGAGCTTCGGCGGGCGGCTGGACGTTCCTAAGCAGAGCTCGCAGCGTGGCTTGACGGCCCGCGAGCGCTTCCAGAACCTGGACAAGAAGGCGAGCTCCGAGGGTGGCACGGCTGCGGGCGCGGGCCTGGACTCGCTGCACAAGAACAGTGTCAG CCAGATCTCGGTGCTCAGCGGGGGCAAGGCCAAGTGCTCGCAGTTCTGCACCACTGGCATGGATGGCGGCATGAGTATCTGGGATGTGAAG AGCTTGGAGTCAGCCTTGAAGGACCTCAAGATCAAATGA
- the PDAP1 gene encoding 28 kDa heat- and acid-stable phosphoprotein isoform X2: MPKGGRKGGHKGRARQYTSPEEIDAQLQAEKQKAREEEEQKEGGDGAAGDPKKEKKSLDSDESEDEEDDYQQKRKGVEGLIDIENPNRVAQTTKKVTQLDLDGPKELSRREREEIEKQKAKERYMKMHLAGKTEQAKADLARLAIIRKQREEAARKKEEERKAKDDATLSGKRMQSLSLNK; the protein is encoded by the exons ATGCCTAAAGGAG gaagaaagggaggccACAAAGGCCGGGCGAGGCAGTATACAAGCCCTGAGGAGATCGACGCGCAGCTGCAGGCTGAGAAGCAGAAGGCCAGG GAAGAAGAGGAGCAAAAAGAAGGTGGAGATGGGGCTGCAGGTGACcccaaaaaggagaagaaatctcTAGACTCAGATGAGAGTGAGGATGAAGAAGATGACTACCAG CAAAAGCGCAAAGGCGTTGAAGGGCTCATCGACATCGAGAACCCCAACCGGGTGGCACAGACAACCAAAAAGGTCACACAACTGGATCTGGACGGGCCAAAGGAGCTTTCGAGGAGAGAACG AGAAGAGATTGAGaagcagaaggcaaaagagcGTTACATGAAAATGCACTTGGCCGGGAAGACAGAGCAAGCCAAGGCTGACCTGGCCCGGCTGGCCATCATCCGGAAACAGCGGGAGGAGGCTGCccggaagaaggaagaggaaaggaaag CAAAAGACGATGCCACATTGTCAGGAAAACGAATGCAGTCACTCTCCCTGAATAAGTAA
- the PDAP1 gene encoding 28 kDa heat- and acid-stable phosphoprotein isoform X1 has product MPKGGRKGGHKGRARQYTSPEEIDAQLQAEKQKAREEEEQKEGGDGAAGDPKKEKKSLDSDESEDEEDDYQQKRKGVEGLIDIENPNRVAQTTKKVTQLDLDGPKELSRREREEIEKQKAKERYMKMHLAGKTEQAKADLARLAIIRKQREEAARKKEEERKGKGWAAHAGTGPNSGPGPATKH; this is encoded by the exons ATGCCTAAAGGAG gaagaaagggaggccACAAAGGCCGGGCGAGGCAGTATACAAGCCCTGAGGAGATCGACGCGCAGCTGCAGGCTGAGAAGCAGAAGGCCAGG GAAGAAGAGGAGCAAAAAGAAGGTGGAGATGGGGCTGCAGGTGACcccaaaaaggagaagaaatctcTAGACTCAGATGAGAGTGAGGATGAAGAAGATGACTACCAG CAAAAGCGCAAAGGCGTTGAAGGGCTCATCGACATCGAGAACCCCAACCGGGTGGCACAGACAACCAAAAAGGTCACACAACTGGATCTGGACGGGCCAAAGGAGCTTTCGAGGAGAGAACG AGAAGAGATTGAGaagcagaaggcaaaagagcGTTACATGAAAATGCACTTGGCCGGGAAGACAGAGCAAGCCAAGGCTGACCTGGCCCGGCTGGCCATCATCCGGAAACAGCGGGAGGAGGCTGCccggaagaaggaagaggaaaggaaaggtaaGGGCTGGGCTGCGCACGCAGGGACAGGCCCCAACTCTGGTCCTGGGCCAGCCACAAAGCACTGA